A DNA window from Chelativorans sp. AA-79 contains the following coding sequences:
- a CDS encoding response regulator — protein MQWLRSGETRPANDFSRYGGLSLLIFSVAAFLLAVAAHVSGAVPLLTFLLVFLAISAFAAAIALPDSSGKTSAAEPAQAASHLEELADRVTAMREAEQRFYGLLETLGDLVINRDGEGRILYANRVLGELMECDARDLVGQTLPQLGIDIGMASETALIEGELLSSSDVSIQTKAGLRWFSWTEISLREGESGTVSHWAIARDITARKRAETALVNARERAEQASFAKSRFLATVSHEIRTPMNGIIGMATLLADTRLSSEQRTYVGAISTSASALLALIEDLLDYSKIEAGRLEIEPQRMSVRELVESVVELMAVRAFAKKIGLGCHIAPEVPDTILADPGRLRQVLLNLLGNAIKFTEEGGVLVTVTMVVQDGAVKLAFKVDDTGPGLEPESLSRIFQEFEQADTSSTRKHGGAGLGLAITRRLISAMEGTITVESAPGEGAGFTVFIPLVDPEGTEAETRLALKGFDIAILTPHVVEGEALAMAVRAHGGKARVFEGEKSALALLRRRKTAFDAIIIDAALENEKGDLLGRLRRKGLRATQALTLIAPTDRGRLTEFRANGYDAFIARPARDRTLLRLLLNTQMTDTAPAPDDHARGDATRASRGLKVLVAEDNEINAMLARAALSKAGHSVVLVSNGRAAVEALTHPARDYEMVLMDLHMPVMDGLDAIVQIRRHEEDTGLAPIPILVLSADGQEKTRHTALAHGATGFVTKPLDPARLLSALELHTPA, from the coding sequence ATGCAGTGGCTACGGAGCGGGGAAACGCGGCCGGCGAACGATTTTTCCCGCTACGGCGGGCTCTCCCTCCTCATCTTCAGCGTTGCGGCGTTTCTTCTGGCTGTCGCCGCCCATGTCAGCGGCGCTGTACCCCTGCTCACGTTCCTGCTCGTCTTCCTCGCCATCTCGGCATTCGCCGCCGCCATCGCCCTGCCCGACAGCAGCGGCAAGACATCGGCGGCAGAGCCGGCGCAGGCGGCGAGCCACCTGGAAGAGCTGGCCGATCGCGTTACGGCGATGCGGGAGGCAGAGCAGCGCTTCTATGGGCTCCTGGAGACGCTCGGGGACCTCGTGATCAACAGGGACGGCGAAGGCCGCATCCTCTATGCAAACCGCGTTTTGGGCGAACTCATGGAGTGCGACGCGCGCGATCTTGTAGGCCAAACCCTACCGCAACTCGGCATTGATATCGGTATGGCATCCGAGACCGCCCTCATCGAGGGCGAACTCCTGAGCTCGTCCGACGTCTCGATCCAGACCAAGGCCGGCCTGCGCTGGTTCTCCTGGACGGAAATTTCCCTGCGAGAGGGCGAAAGCGGCACGGTCTCCCACTGGGCGATCGCCCGCGACATCACCGCGCGGAAGCGCGCCGAAACCGCTCTCGTGAACGCGCGCGAACGGGCGGAACAGGCGAGCTTTGCCAAATCGCGCTTTCTCGCGACGGTGAGTCACGAGATCCGTACGCCGATGAACGGCATCATCGGAATGGCGACCCTCCTGGCCGATACCCGGCTTTCGTCCGAACAGCGCACCTATGTCGGGGCGATCTCGACTTCGGCCAGCGCGCTTCTGGCCCTCATCGAGGATTTGCTCGACTACTCCAAGATCGAAGCCGGACGGCTCGAGATCGAACCGCAGCGCATGTCCGTACGGGAGCTGGTCGAAAGCGTGGTGGAGCTTATGGCCGTACGGGCCTTCGCGAAGAAGATCGGCCTCGGCTGCCACATCGCCCCGGAAGTTCCGGATACGATCTTGGCCGATCCCGGGCGGCTTCGGCAGGTCCTACTCAATCTTCTCGGCAACGCGATAAAGTTTACCGAAGAGGGCGGTGTCCTGGTGACCGTCACGATGGTGGTCCAGGACGGCGCAGTGAAGCTGGCCTTCAAGGTGGACGACACGGGCCCCGGTCTCGAGCCGGAAAGTCTCTCCCGAATCTTCCAGGAATTCGAGCAGGCAGACACCAGCTCCACCCGAAAACACGGCGGTGCAGGCCTCGGTCTTGCCATCACGAGGCGCCTCATCAGTGCCATGGAAGGCACGATCACGGTCGAGAGCGCCCCCGGAGAGGGCGCCGGCTTCACCGTCTTCATCCCGCTTGTGGATCCGGAGGGAACCGAGGCGGAAACCCGGCTGGCGCTCAAGGGCTTCGACATCGCCATCCTGACGCCTCATGTGGTGGAAGGCGAGGCGCTCGCAATGGCCGTGCGCGCGCACGGCGGCAAGGCACGGGTCTTTGAAGGGGAGAAGAGCGCACTGGCGCTCCTGCGCCGGCGAAAGACTGCTTTCGACGCCATCATCATCGACGCCGCCCTCGAAAACGAAAAGGGGGATCTCCTGGGCCGCCTGCGCCGAAAAGGCCTTCGGGCCACCCAGGCGCTCACGCTTATCGCGCCGACCGACCGCGGCCGGCTGACCGAGTTTCGCGCCAACGGCTACGACGCCTTCATCGCGCGGCCGGCTCGGGACCGCACATTGCTGCGCCTGCTCCTCAACACCCAGATGACGGATACCGCACCTGCTCCCGATGACCACGCGCGCGGCGACGCAACCCGGGCGAGCCGCGGCCTCAAGGTTTTGGTGGCCGAGGACAACGAAATCAACGCCATGCTGGCGCGCGCCGCACTTTCCAAGGCCGGACATTCGGTCGTTCTGGTCTCGAACGGCCGGGCCGCCGTTGAAGCGCTCACCCATCCCGCCCGCGACTACGAAATGGTGCTGATGGACCTGCATATGCCGGTTATGGACGGCCTCGATGCCATCGTGCAGATTCGCCGGCACGAGGAAGATACGGGCCTCGCCCCGATCCCGATCCTCGTCCTCTCGGCAGACGGACAGGAGAAGACCCGGCACACCGCCCTTGCCCACGGGGCCACCGGGTTCGTCACCAAGCCGCTCGATCCTGCCCGCCTGCTTTCCGCCCTGGAATTACACACCCCGGCATAG
- a CDS encoding MDR family oxidoreductase codes for MSDRFEAVLITCDEEKSQSVAFVEMGEDELMAGDVTIAVEATTVNYKDGLALTGKAPVVRRFPMIPGVDLAGTVMRSGHREWKEGDKVILNGWGVGETHYGAYAGRARVSGDWLTPLPEGMSPQEAMAVGTAGYTAMLCVMALEWHGITPDRGPVVVTGAAGGVGSIAVSLLARLGYEVIASTGRMREETYLKELGAHELIPRDELSGPVRPLGKERWAGGIDTVGSHTLANVLSMTNYGGAVAACGLAQGMDLPASVAPFILRAVSLLGIDSVMAPRPLRLEAWKRIAGDLDRAKLSAISQTIPFHDVISAGADIVAGRVRGRLVIQM; via the coding sequence ATGAGCGATCGTTTCGAAGCCGTGCTGATCACGTGCGACGAGGAGAAGAGTCAGTCCGTCGCGTTCGTGGAGATGGGCGAGGACGAACTGATGGCGGGCGATGTGACCATCGCGGTCGAAGCGACGACGGTGAACTACAAGGACGGTCTCGCCTTGACGGGCAAGGCCCCGGTCGTGCGGCGTTTTCCGATGATACCGGGCGTCGACCTCGCAGGCACTGTCATGCGCTCTGGTCATCGTGAATGGAAAGAGGGCGACAAGGTCATCCTCAATGGCTGGGGCGTGGGGGAGACGCACTACGGAGCCTATGCAGGGCGTGCCCGTGTGAGCGGCGACTGGCTGACACCGCTACCCGAAGGCATGAGCCCGCAAGAGGCGATGGCGGTCGGTACGGCCGGCTACACGGCTATGCTTTGCGTGATGGCGCTCGAATGGCATGGCATTACGCCGGATCGCGGTCCGGTGGTCGTCACGGGGGCTGCAGGAGGGGTCGGCTCCATCGCCGTCTCCCTCCTGGCAAGGCTTGGCTATGAAGTGATCGCATCCACTGGCCGGATGCGGGAAGAAACCTATCTGAAGGAACTCGGCGCCCACGAGCTCATCCCGCGGGACGAGCTTTCCGGCCCCGTGCGGCCGCTCGGCAAAGAGCGCTGGGCGGGCGGGATCGATACCGTCGGAAGCCATACGCTCGCCAATGTACTCTCCATGACGAATTATGGCGGCGCCGTCGCTGCCTGCGGCCTCGCACAGGGTATGGACCTGCCCGCCTCCGTGGCTCCCTTCATCCTGCGGGCGGTGTCCCTGCTCGGGATCGATTCGGTGATGGCGCCGAGACCGCTGCGGCTGGAGGCGTGGAAGCGCATCGCCGGCGATCTCGACCGCGCCAAGCTTTCCGCGATATCGCAGACGATCCCGTTCCATGATGTCATCTCAGCCGGTGCAGACATCGTTGCCGGGCGCGTGCGCGGGCGGCTGGTTATACAAATGTAA